A genomic stretch from Microbacterium proteolyticum includes:
- a CDS encoding sulfite exporter TauE/SafE family protein, with translation MTSETRQVRSVRFYSVCIGVGLLAGLLSGLFGVGGGTVIVPLLVLLLGFNQRLAAGTSLAAIVPTASVGVISYAVHGSVAWIPALILAAGAVIGAQIGTWLLPKLSQTALRWSFVAFLAVVIVSLYFVIPSRDADLVLTWITGPLLGVLGVITGILAGLLGVGGGIIVVPALMLLFGTSDLVAKGTSLLMMIPAAVSGTVGNLRRSNVDLRAAACVGLAACTTTALGAFIATLVDPLVGNILFSVFLAFIAVQMGIKAVRGRHQR, from the coding sequence GTGACCAGCGAAACCCGTCAAGTCCGCTCCGTCCGCTTCTACTCCGTCTGCATCGGCGTGGGCCTGTTGGCCGGGCTCCTGTCCGGACTCTTCGGCGTCGGCGGGGGTACCGTCATCGTCCCGCTCCTGGTGCTGCTGCTCGGCTTCAACCAGCGGCTGGCGGCGGGTACGTCGCTGGCCGCGATCGTGCCCACGGCATCCGTCGGCGTGATCTCGTACGCGGTGCACGGGTCGGTCGCCTGGATCCCGGCGCTCATCCTCGCCGCGGGCGCCGTCATCGGTGCGCAGATCGGCACCTGGCTGCTGCCGAAGCTCTCGCAGACGGCTCTGCGCTGGTCGTTCGTGGCGTTCCTCGCCGTGGTCATCGTGAGTCTGTACTTCGTCATCCCGTCGCGCGACGCCGACCTCGTCCTGACGTGGATCACCGGTCCGCTGCTCGGCGTGCTGGGCGTGATCACCGGCATCCTCGCCGGCCTCCTCGGCGTCGGCGGCGGCATCATCGTGGTCCCCGCGCTCATGCTGCTGTTCGGCACGAGCGACCTGGTCGCCAAGGGGACGTCGCTGCTCATGATGATCCCGGCCGCCGTGTCGGGGACCGTGGGCAACCTGCGCCGCTCCAACGTCGACCTGCGGGCGGCCGCGTGCGTCGGCCTCGCCGCGTGCACCACGACCGCGCTGGGAGCGTTCATCGCCACGCTGGTCGACCCGCTCGTGGGCAACATCCTCTTCTCGGTGTTCCTCGCCTTCATCGCCGTGCAGATGGGCATCAAGGCGGTGCGGGGCCGCCACCAGCGCTGA